A genome region from Cyprinus carpio isolate SPL01 chromosome B23, ASM1834038v1, whole genome shotgun sequence includes the following:
- the rnf146 gene encoding E3 ubiquitin-protein ligase rnf146 isoform X1, giving the protein MSDHPATSSMASCGEVNLSVDSLTSGKKVSGESVTEGSPSPSSPSLPIPECAICLQSCVHPVRLPCRHIFCFLCVKGASWHSKRCALCRGEVPEDFLERPTLLSPEELKASATGGRGTGTGGHAWYYEGRNGWWQYDERTSRELEDAFNKGKKSAEMLIAGFLYVADLENMVQYRRNEHGRRRRMKRDVVDIPKKGVAGLRLDPDPNLSSTSGSGNDPIAAPAVADLNGTVDGATVERESSADGADTGISGGRPQGVFASAPVRPPTVLGGHLTSPASSGDIQLVQALSQLDMNPAEQETEEEDADDEDDSAAPDASGYESESGTSEDEDDQAGDEGEDEHTEGSQGRHRLHQLDRPPPGGGPAHSGDRSGCPDGQCTITKV; this is encoded by the coding sequence cATGGCTAGTTGCGGCGAGGTGAATCTTTCTGTGGACTCCTTGACATCTGGCAAGAAGGTGAGTGGGGAGTCTGTGACGGAGGGAAGTCCGTCCCCTTCGTCTCCTTCGCTGCCCATTCCGGAGTGTGCAATCTGTCTGCAGAGCTGTGTCCACCCCGTACGCCTGCCATGCCGCCATATTTTCTGCTTCCTATGTGTGAAAGGAGCTTCCTGGCACAGCAAACGCTGCGCCCTGTGTAGAGGGGAAGTGCCTGAGGACTTCCTGGAGCGTCCTACTTTGCTCTCGCCCGAGGAGCTGAAGGCTTCGGCGACTGGCGGACGTGGGACGGGGACTGGTGGCCACGCCTGGTACTACGAGGGGCGTAATGGATGGTGGCAGTACGACGAGCGGACAAGCCGAGAGCTAGAGGACGCGTTCAACAAGGGAAAGAAGAGCGCCGAGATGCTGATCGCCGGGTTCCTGTATGTGGCCGACTTGGAGAACATGGTGCAGTACAGGAGGAACGAACACGGCcgcaggaggaggatgaagagggatGTGGTGGACATCCCTAAGAAGGGTGTGGCTGGATTAAGACTCGATCCAGATCCCAATCTCAGTTCCACATCGGGATCAGGAAATGATCCCATTGCAGCGCCCGCGGTTGCGGATTTAAATGGAACAGTAGATGGCGCCACAGTGGAGCGAGAAAGTTCGGCGGATGGCGCAGACACTGGAATCAGCGGAGGACGTCCACAAGGAGTCTTTGCTTCTGCTCCCGTAAGGCCGCCAACTGTCTTGGGCGGTCACCTGACCAGCCCTGCTTCCTCCGGCGATATTCAGCTTGTACAGGCTCTCTCCCAACTCGATATGAATCCTGCTGAGCAAGAAACAGAAGAGGAAGACGCAGATGACGAAGACGATTCGGCCGCTCCGGATGCCTCGGGGTATGAATCGGAGTCTGGCACAAGCGAGGATGAAGATGATCAGGCTGGGGATGAAGGTGAAGACGAGCACACAGAAGGCTCCCAGGGTAGGCATAGACTGCATCAGTTGGACAGACCACCCCCTGGTGGTGGCCCAGCGCATAGCGGCGATCGCTCTGGGTGCCCCGATGGTCAGTGCACCATTACGAAGGTCTGA
- the rnf146 gene encoding E3 ubiquitin-protein ligase rnf146 isoform X2, with the protein MASCGEVNLSVDSLTSGKKVSGESVTEGSPSPSSPSLPIPECAICLQSCVHPVRLPCRHIFCFLCVKGASWHSKRCALCRGEVPEDFLERPTLLSPEELKASATGGRGTGTGGHAWYYEGRNGWWQYDERTSRELEDAFNKGKKSAEMLIAGFLYVADLENMVQYRRNEHGRRRRMKRDVVDIPKKGVAGLRLDPDPNLSSTSGSGNDPIAAPAVADLNGTVDGATVERESSADGADTGISGGRPQGVFASAPVRPPTVLGGHLTSPASSGDIQLVQALSQLDMNPAEQETEEEDADDEDDSAAPDASGYESESGTSEDEDDQAGDEGEDEHTEGSQGRHRLHQLDRPPPGGGPAHSGDRSGCPDGQCTITKV; encoded by the coding sequence ATGGCTAGTTGCGGCGAGGTGAATCTTTCTGTGGACTCCTTGACATCTGGCAAGAAGGTGAGTGGGGAGTCTGTGACGGAGGGAAGTCCGTCCCCTTCGTCTCCTTCGCTGCCCATTCCGGAGTGTGCAATCTGTCTGCAGAGCTGTGTCCACCCCGTACGCCTGCCATGCCGCCATATTTTCTGCTTCCTATGTGTGAAAGGAGCTTCCTGGCACAGCAAACGCTGCGCCCTGTGTAGAGGGGAAGTGCCTGAGGACTTCCTGGAGCGTCCTACTTTGCTCTCGCCCGAGGAGCTGAAGGCTTCGGCGACTGGCGGACGTGGGACGGGGACTGGTGGCCACGCCTGGTACTACGAGGGGCGTAATGGATGGTGGCAGTACGACGAGCGGACAAGCCGAGAGCTAGAGGACGCGTTCAACAAGGGAAAGAAGAGCGCCGAGATGCTGATCGCCGGGTTCCTGTATGTGGCCGACTTGGAGAACATGGTGCAGTACAGGAGGAACGAACACGGCcgcaggaggaggatgaagagggatGTGGTGGACATCCCTAAGAAGGGTGTGGCTGGATTAAGACTCGATCCAGATCCCAATCTCAGTTCCACATCGGGATCAGGAAATGATCCCATTGCAGCGCCCGCGGTTGCGGATTTAAATGGAACAGTAGATGGCGCCACAGTGGAGCGAGAAAGTTCGGCGGATGGCGCAGACACTGGAATCAGCGGAGGACGTCCACAAGGAGTCTTTGCTTCTGCTCCCGTAAGGCCGCCAACTGTCTTGGGCGGTCACCTGACCAGCCCTGCTTCCTCCGGCGATATTCAGCTTGTACAGGCTCTCTCCCAACTCGATATGAATCCTGCTGAGCAAGAAACAGAAGAGGAAGACGCAGATGACGAAGACGATTCGGCCGCTCCGGATGCCTCGGGGTATGAATCGGAGTCTGGCACAAGCGAGGATGAAGATGATCAGGCTGGGGATGAAGGTGAAGACGAGCACACAGAAGGCTCCCAGGGTAGGCATAGACTGCATCAGTTGGACAGACCACCCCCTGGTGGTGGCCCAGCGCATAGCGGCGATCGCTCTGGGTGCCCCGATGGTCAGTGCACCATTACGAAGGTCTGA